Within Winogradskyella helgolandensis, the genomic segment CAGCAACAAAACGCCATAGAAATTGCAAAACAAGCTGGTGCTTTATACGATAAATTTGAAGGTTTAGTTACCGATTTAACTGGTGTTGGCAAAAAAATTGATGCGGCTAAAAGTGATTATTCGTCTGCTATGAATAAGTTGGTAGATGGTAAAGGAAATCTTATTTCGCGTGTAGAAAAGATTAAAAAAATGGGTGCGAAAGCCAAGAAATCACTTCCTGAAAGTATTATAAAACGTGCTCATGAAGACGACTAATACATTATGCCTATTTTAAGGCATAATTACAAATATTCCTTTTTAAAGGAATAAATTAGATTATGCCATTTTAAAGGCATATATTTGTGAAATAAAGGGAATAACTATTATGACCAGCGTTATCACAGGCGATATAATTAAATCTAGAAAAGCACACAGCGAAGATTTATGGCTTAAGCCATTAAAATCCGCATTATCAAAAGTATCAGATAATGCTTCATTCTATGATATTTATAGAGGTGATAGTTTTCAACTAGAATCTCATGCTATTGAAGATAGCTTTAGAACTGCAGTTTATATCAAAGCATTTTTGAAATCTGTAAAAGGCTTAGATGTGCGTATGTCAATTGGTATAGGCACAAAGAATTATCACGGAGATTCTGTTAGCGAATCAAACGGAGAAGCTTTTATTTTTTCGGGTGAAACTTTTGAAACGCTTAAAAAAGACAAACAAAATCTAAAATTAAAAACAAGTAATGCTACAATTAATAAGGAAATAAATCTTTATTTTAGGCTAGCACTTATAGCCATGGATAATTGGACGGTTAACTCTGCCGAAATTGTAAAATTAAGTTTAGAGCACCCAAATATGATACAAGCCGAATTAGCTAAAATCATTGGAATCAGTCAAGACGCCGTAAGCAAACGCCAAAAACGTGCTTATTTAGACGAAATTTTAGATTTAGATACCTTATACAGAGAAAAAATAGCAGGATTATGACTCTATTACTATTAAAACTCATATTAGCACATCTTATTGGTGACTTCTTTTTGCAACCTGAATATTGGGTTAAAGACAAAGAGAAAAAGAAGCTAAAATCGGTTTGGCTATATGTGCATGTTGCTGTTCATTTATCCTTAATGTTTATAATTGTCTGGGATGTATCTTATACTCCACTCATATTAGGTATTAGTTTGTTACACCTTATAATAGATGGTTTAAAACTCACGTTACACCGTAAGAAAACAAAACGTCTCTTCTTTTTTATAGATCAATTGTTGCATATTATTTCAATTGTTGGATTAACATATATTCTATATTCAGATCATTTTGACACCACCTTAACCTTAGATGCTAACCTTTTAGCATTAATAATTTGTGTGTCATTTTTAACCAAACCGACCTCCATAGTAATGAAAATTATTTTTTCTAAATGGAATATTTCAAAACTCACAAAAGATAATGAGTCTTTAAAAGATGCAGGAAACTACATTGGCATTTTAGAGCGACTTTTGGTATTTATCTTTATTGTAACAGGACATTGGGAAGCCGTAGGTTTT encodes:
- a CDS encoding HMG-box domain-containing protein; translated protein: MTSVITGDIIKSRKAHSEDLWLKPLKSALSKVSDNASFYDIYRGDSFQLESHAIEDSFRTAVYIKAFLKSVKGLDVRMSIGIGTKNYHGDSVSESNGEAFIFSGETFETLKKDKQNLKLKTSNATINKEINLYFRLALIAMDNWTVNSAEIVKLSLEHPNMIQAELAKIIGISQDAVSKRQKRAYLDEILDLDTLYREKIAGL
- a CDS encoding DUF3307 domain-containing protein; protein product: MTLLLLKLILAHLIGDFFLQPEYWVKDKEKKKLKSVWLYVHVAVHLSLMFIIVWDVSYTPLILGISLLHLIIDGLKLTLHRKKTKRLFFFIDQLLHIISIVGLTYILYSDHFDTTLTLDANLLALIICVSFLTKPTSIVMKIIFSKWNISKLTKDNESLKDAGNYIGILERLLVFIFIVTGHWEAVGFLITAKSVFRFGDLTASKERKLTEYILIGTLISFGIAILTSLLYLNLIHYV